From Pseudanabaena sp. PCC 6802, one genomic window encodes:
- a CDS encoding ABC transporter substrate-binding protein: MLYKQPLHNLRAKIEEFWQPKRLWRRVIALISCPIVTLWAWIAFSQQPVTLNLLMTTPDAQPWKQGSIADFERKHPNIRINLIEGPNAANLVEDLYTASFLLGDSPYDMVNMDVVWTSKFAAAGWLLDISNRIAPEELAAFSPRDIEAGKYAGKLYRIPIRSDVGMLYYREDLLSAAGIKPPATFADLIAASQNLQRSGKVSWGYVWQGRQYEGLVAMFVEVLQGFGGFWVKPDTLEVGLDRPETLRAIAFLRDTIQMGVSPPGVTTYQEEETRRLFQSGRVAFLRSWPYAWPLANQPDSPIKGKIAIKPMVGTLEQNGGACLGGWGLGIAKSSKHPEEAWEAIRYFTSPDVQKQLILQAGYVPSRKALFADPEIVAKYPHYPKLLEVSQNAVLRPPIAQYAQVSDILQRYLSAALTNRLPPDRAMQAAASETRRLLSVKG, translated from the coding sequence ATGTTGTACAAACAGCCACTGCACAATCTCAGAGCCAAGATCGAAGAATTTTGGCAACCAAAGCGGCTTTGGCGCAGAGTCATAGCTCTGATTTCTTGCCCGATCGTTACCCTATGGGCCTGGATCGCCTTCAGTCAGCAGCCAGTTACGCTCAACTTGCTGATGACAACCCCAGATGCCCAACCCTGGAAACAGGGTTCGATTGCTGACTTCGAGCGCAAGCACCCCAACATTCGCATCAATCTCATCGAAGGGCCGAATGCCGCTAATCTCGTGGAAGATCTGTACACGGCATCGTTTCTGCTGGGGGATTCTCCCTATGACATGGTGAATATGGATGTGGTTTGGACATCCAAATTTGCCGCTGCGGGATGGCTGTTGGATATTTCCAATCGCATCGCTCCAGAGGAGTTAGCAGCATTTTCGCCCAGAGATATAGAAGCAGGAAAGTATGCGGGTAAACTGTATCGCATTCCCATCCGCTCTGATGTGGGCATGCTCTACTACCGCGAGGATTTACTCTCTGCCGCAGGAATTAAGCCACCCGCAACATTTGCCGATCTAATTGCAGCTTCGCAAAACTTACAGAGGTCCGGCAAGGTAAGTTGGGGTTATGTTTGGCAGGGTCGGCAATACGAGGGCTTGGTGGCAATGTTCGTCGAAGTCCTGCAAGGCTTTGGTGGCTTTTGGGTGAAGCCCGATACGCTAGAGGTGGGACTAGATCGACCGGAGACTCTAAGAGCGATCGCCTTCCTGCGCGATACGATCCAAATGGGAGTCTCCCCGCCAGGCGTGACGACGTATCAGGAAGAAGAGACGCGCCGTCTATTTCAAAGCGGACGGGTGGCATTCCTGCGAAGCTGGCCCTACGCCTGGCCGCTAGCCAATCAGCCGGATTCGCCGATTAAGGGCAAAATTGCGATTAAACCGATGGTGGGAACGCTGGAACAGAACGGAGGGGCTTGTCTCGGTGGTTGGGGTTTGGGAATTGCGAAATCTTCCAAACATCCCGAGGAAGCCTGGGAAGCGATTCGGTATTTCACCAGTCCAGACGTACAAAAACAACTGATTCTGCAAGCAGGCTACGTACCGAGCCGCAAAGCCCTATTTGCCGATCCTGAAATCGTCGCCAAGTATCCCCATTATCCCAAGCTGCTTGAGGTGTCGCAGAACGCGGTACTCCGTCCTCCAATCGCTCAGTATGCCCAGGTATCGGATATCCTTCAGCGCTATCTCAGTGCGGCGCTGACGAATCGGCTTCCCCCGGATCGAGCGATGCAGGCAGCAGCTAGCGAAACCCGCCGATTGTTAAGCGTAAAGGGTTAG
- a CDS encoding carbohydrate ABC transporter permease — translation MSDISKVKTIGDREQRTGWILLLPAVLLLLLVFAYPIGRAFWLSLFTKNLGTQLQPIFSGLDNYARMMGDGRFWQSFWTTTLFTLTSVGLELLLGLCIALVLNQQFRGRGLVRAIAILPWALPTALIALAWAWIFNDQFGVANDIPIRLGLIKSGINWLGEPTLATIAIIFADVWKTTPFISILLLAGLQAIPPDLYEAHAIDGASPWQSFRLITLPLLMPQILIAVLFRFAQAFGIFDLIAVMTGGGPGGATEVVSLYIYATVMRYLDFGYGSALVVVTFLLLVMAVALATFLLKKSRVQTSGAIDL, via the coding sequence ATGAGCGATATCTCTAAAGTCAAGACAATTGGCGATCGCGAGCAAAGAACGGGTTGGATTCTTTTACTCCCTGCCGTGCTGCTGCTCCTCCTGGTGTTTGCCTATCCCATTGGTCGTGCTTTCTGGTTGAGCTTATTTACCAAGAATCTGGGCACGCAACTGCAACCGATCTTCTCAGGATTGGATAATTACGCGCGCATGATGGGAGATGGTCGATTTTGGCAAAGTTTTTGGACGACTACCTTATTTACATTGACATCGGTTGGGTTGGAATTATTGCTGGGCTTGTGTATTGCCCTGGTTCTGAACCAGCAATTTCGTGGACGCGGACTGGTGCGCGCGATCGCCATCCTCCCTTGGGCTTTACCTACCGCTTTGATCGCGCTGGCGTGGGCCTGGATTTTCAACGATCAATTCGGTGTTGCCAATGATATCCCGATCCGTTTGGGTTTGATTAAGAGTGGCATTAACTGGCTGGGCGAACCAACTCTCGCCACGATCGCCATCATCTTCGCTGATGTTTGGAAAACTACGCCTTTCATCAGTATCCTATTACTGGCAGGTTTGCAAGCCATTCCTCCCGATTTATACGAAGCCCATGCGATCGACGGTGCCTCGCCCTGGCAAAGCTTTCGCCTCATCACTCTACCGTTGCTGATGCCACAGATTCTAATTGCGGTTCTGTTTCGATTCGCTCAGGCATTCGGCATTTTCGACCTCATCGCCGTCATGACTGGCGGTGGCCCAGGCGGTGCAACGGAAGTAGTGTCGCTCTACATCTACGCCACCGTTATGCGTTACCTGGACTTTGGCTACGGCTCTGCCCTCGTCGTCGTAACATTTCTATTGTTAGTTATGGCAGTAGCGCTAGCCACTTTTCTACTCAAAAAATCCCGCGTGCAGACTTCAGGAGCGATCGACCTATGA
- a CDS encoding carbohydrate ABC transporter permease, whose translation MTMTSPTSQPLQGDPAKKAKGIGLSPRKILLFLAILLVAVFCLAPVLWQVLTSFKLNQDISAIPAIYFPTQATLNHYIELFARRPFWRYIFNSAFVSIASTAFSLAIGAPAAYTLARLHLWGKNTILAGILIVTLFPGILLLLGLLEIVQVLHLGNNYLALIITYTSINLPLTILVLRSFFQQLPKDLEDAAKVDGYNTWQMLLQILLPLTLPALVTTGILTFIFAWNEFIFALTFITREDLKTIPVIAAQLGGASIFEIPYGPIAAATVVGTLPLVLLVLFFQRKIVQGLTAGAIKG comes from the coding sequence ATGACGATGACTTCCCCAACTTCCCAGCCACTCCAAGGAGATCCTGCGAAGAAGGCAAAGGGAATCGGCCTATCTCCCAGGAAAATTCTCCTGTTTTTAGCGATTCTCTTAGTCGCGGTTTTCTGCCTCGCACCAGTCCTGTGGCAAGTCCTGACCTCGTTCAAGCTCAATCAAGACATCTCTGCAATTCCCGCCATTTATTTCCCCACGCAAGCTACGCTAAACCACTACATCGAATTATTTGCCCGTCGTCCATTCTGGCGCTACATATTCAATAGCGCTTTCGTCTCGATCGCTTCTACTGCCTTTTCCCTCGCGATCGGCGCACCAGCCGCCTATACCCTGGCACGATTGCACCTGTGGGGCAAGAACACCATACTCGCAGGTATTCTGATTGTCACTTTATTCCCTGGCATTCTCTTGTTATTGGGGTTGTTAGAGATCGTACAAGTACTCCATCTTGGCAATAACTATCTAGCTTTGATTATTACCTACACGTCGATTAACCTGCCGCTTACCATTCTCGTCTTGAGAAGCTTCTTCCAACAACTCCCAAAAGACCTGGAAGATGCTGCCAAAGTTGATGGTTACAACACCTGGCAAATGCTGCTCCAGATTCTGCTACCTCTAACCTTACCCGCGCTTGTCACCACTGGGATTCTCACGTTCATCTTCGCCTGGAACGAATTCATTTTTGCTCTCACCTTTATCACCCGCGAGGATCTGAAAACGATTCCCGTCATCGCTGCCCAATTAGGTGGGGCATCCATTTTTGAAATCCCCTACGGCCCTATCGCCGCTGCCACTGTAGTCGGTACGCTACCCCTTGTTCTCTTGGTTCTATTCTTCCAACGCAAGATCGTCCAGGGTCTCACCGCCGGAGCCATTAAGGGCTAA
- a CDS encoding ABC transporter ATP-binding protein, giving the protein MLQIQNLNKTYTPKVIPVKDISLTVGDREFLTLLGPSGCGKSTALRLIAGLETPTHGRIIINEEDVTHKQPGDRNIAMVFQSYALYPHMSVYENLCSGLKLKKLPLEEMKQRVAEVSQVLGLDDLMHRRPAQLSGGQRQRVAVGRALVRRPSVFLLDEPLSNLDALLRERVRADLKQLFATQNAPVVYVTHDQTEAMTLSTKVAVLNDGYVQQLGKPEDIYNKPANIFVAGFVGSPQMNLLTLPCSDRSALLGDFKIPLSETLATLPSHIVLGIRPEHIQLARPDDTHTIRGRISLVENLGMHYLVSVRVQNQRSEILTLRVLLPSDRSGNSEEINLTLPPQHTHWFDVDTGNSLH; this is encoded by the coding sequence ATGCTACAAATTCAAAATCTCAACAAAACCTACACTCCTAAAGTCATCCCGGTTAAAGACATCAGCTTAACTGTAGGAGATCGCGAATTTCTCACTCTGCTCGGCCCCTCCGGCTGCGGTAAATCCACTGCCCTTCGCCTGATCGCGGGTTTGGAAACACCCACGCACGGGCGCATTATCATTAACGAAGAAGATGTAACGCACAAGCAACCAGGCGATCGCAATATCGCAATGGTGTTTCAAAGTTACGCCCTCTATCCCCATATGAGCGTGTATGAGAATCTCTGCTCCGGCCTAAAGCTCAAAAAACTACCTCTAGAAGAGATGAAACAGCGAGTCGCAGAAGTATCGCAGGTATTGGGATTGGACGATCTCATGCATCGCCGACCCGCGCAATTATCGGGAGGACAGCGGCAGCGGGTGGCTGTGGGTAGAGCTTTGGTGCGTCGTCCCAGTGTCTTTCTGTTAGACGAACCGCTCAGCAATTTAGATGCGCTTCTGCGCGAACGAGTCCGCGCCGATCTCAAGCAGTTATTTGCCACCCAGAACGCGCCAGTTGTCTACGTTACCCACGATCAAACTGAAGCCATGACGCTTTCGACTAAGGTAGCCGTCCTTAACGATGGTTACGTCCAACAACTCGGCAAGCCGGAGGATATCTACAACAAGCCAGCCAACATATTTGTGGCGGGGTTTGTAGGCAGTCCCCAGATGAACCTGCTGACTCTGCCCTGTAGCGATCGCAGTGCCTTACTAGGAGATTTCAAGATTCCCTTGTCAGAAACTCTAGCAACTCTGCCATCGCATATTGTCCTAGGCATTCGCCCAGAGCATATTCAGTTAGCACGACCCGATGACACCCATACAATTCGCGGTCGTATATCTCTAGTGGAAAACTTGGGAATGCACTACTTGGTAAGCGTACGAGTTCAGAATCAGCGATCGGAAATCTTGACACTTCGCGTTTTATTACCCAGCGATCGCAGTGGGAACAGCGAAGAGATAAACCTCACATTGCCTCCACAGCACACCCACTGGTTTGATGTCGATACAGGTAATTCTCTGCATTGA